The following proteins are encoded in a genomic region of Burkholderia cepacia:
- a CDS encoding DEAD/DEAH box helicase family protein encodes MSQSVLRADPAKISPTLKEAVVDSLLNLTYAQLSGQGQTGQYIFGARPRALLNSGFLLPQRSVSGDDEVTSPIWVSSHGLQMQLNAMTTAVMTVSPRFSVYVRVLPREEDLRRPNCRPVFMLRQALVDEIKAERDRRLEEEWEKVKGSYTSKWKHPGWPVIRARVVDEVYKAKGVPRHLLTADVPQDEADVEADEALGDADSAGESTKEGVPVKADESLPIKDEHFEPLTVPHKWMRLEVQLPPLELDIFKSSEELQRDLDDHAARMNAAVAKRVAEWAQSDDPDIGGKAWGYRHDLSIPASRYTKWADFLDLVRKSNLRITLPQIQLSWDLELYPDWLDPSKRSFFLALENVSKMPKQHVDETEEAVFLVSLRVELPTALHHPLKLERVEPSYRYNKYLTYPAMGHNCGVVQVQSDPAVCVLETTWTPRYTQPRIVPTSANGVQRRVRSLAQPDGLDGLSPLLPSMREWLKNLPTQVNPAEGLDSSDVAGIAREEEAFRQDLCKWETEMKAVEAGLNCLRESRDAWRSRGLQTDMKAVVYEAWLATNETMADFMQARFGSDDSEWRLFQLAFIIANIPALASRIPGLSHCYDERRDDSVTLLYFATGGGKSEAFFGLLVFNLMLDRLRGKHRGVTALIRYPLRLLTIQQAQRGARVLAHGERVRRRHGYGGDSLSIGFWVGNGGSPNRHSAKGVKSIPTVSEAPPVLADEQSLRENDSKYTLAMRAWRKLPKCPFCGSETALRLFVDSKNQTLGHVCTNVQCDSNEGQWKPLPFYIVDEDIYDLAPSVLLGTVDKLALIGHSNHTIRRIYGMFGAAPWVNPSNGRLYVPIDNRELTAGPAAKGMEGVYPAYQTGKRVFHDPFPSLIIQDEAHLLDESLGTFAGLFESTLDAVFECLAKPLASLIAVDGQGRRRRAKVIAASATVADPERQLEHLYQRSIPATQFPEPGPTLYESFYAKPAQAKEVLREAHPDVEVASQQARVYTAFMTNGKPHTSTSVAVLSGFHLTVTRLFDNLTSGVPAHFQAAQQMLVDHVCAGPLEQLHKQVLAAADASQLATLIDLHRIALTYVTNKKGGDQIMAAEAEETRKRHLNERIALEGLDTRLITGSVEQGEIQAVVDTAQRRVAPGQPLPPIREQLRSVIATSAISHGVDVDEFNSMFFAGMPSDIAEYIQASSRVGRTHIGFVVLVPTPQRRRDRHIVHVFDIFHRFLERMVQPAAIDRWAERAVERVFPSLLQAYLLGVVPSRELIGLPEDEKGRTPDFSFIPNVRKELNSRGDAFIEEIDRFVELAIGLRDAFAPEGKEHYRARIDQKTRDLVVNAWSSPVWGSGNMEGYFKAQTDLMLKPMTSLRDVDQGGAIQASTRDAEGKTQTPGEVLLVMDLVRHGVASNDGADNAQTGD; translated from the coding sequence ATGAGCCAGTCTGTTTTGCGCGCTGACCCTGCGAAAATCTCCCCCACGCTAAAGGAGGCGGTGGTCGACAGTCTACTCAACTTGACTTATGCGCAACTCAGTGGTCAAGGACAAACCGGACAATACATCTTCGGCGCCCGTCCGCGAGCACTCCTCAACTCCGGCTTCCTGCTGCCCCAGCGCAGTGTCTCGGGCGACGACGAAGTGACCTCTCCCATCTGGGTCTCGTCGCACGGACTACAGATGCAGCTCAACGCCATGACAACGGCAGTGATGACGGTCTCACCTCGGTTTAGCGTTTATGTACGTGTGCTGCCCCGCGAGGAAGACCTAAGGCGACCGAACTGCCGGCCGGTTTTCATGTTGCGACAAGCGCTGGTCGATGAAATTAAAGCCGAGCGTGACCGCCGGCTGGAGGAGGAGTGGGAAAAGGTCAAGGGGTCTTACACGTCCAAGTGGAAGCACCCGGGCTGGCCGGTGATTCGGGCCCGTGTCGTCGATGAGGTCTACAAAGCCAAAGGCGTCCCTCGGCATCTCCTGACCGCTGACGTCCCGCAAGACGAAGCCGACGTCGAGGCTGATGAGGCGCTAGGCGACGCAGACAGCGCAGGCGAGAGCACGAAGGAGGGGGTGCCAGTTAAAGCTGACGAGTCTTTGCCCATCAAGGACGAGCATTTCGAGCCGTTGACCGTCCCGCACAAATGGATGCGACTTGAGGTGCAGCTCCCGCCGCTCGAGCTTGATATCTTCAAGAGCAGCGAAGAACTGCAGCGCGACCTTGACGACCACGCCGCGCGCATGAACGCGGCCGTGGCCAAACGCGTGGCAGAGTGGGCGCAAAGCGACGACCCGGACATCGGCGGCAAGGCGTGGGGTTACCGGCACGACCTGAGCATCCCAGCAAGCCGCTACACCAAATGGGCCGACTTCCTTGACCTGGTCCGCAAGTCGAACCTGCGCATCACGTTGCCCCAGATTCAGCTGAGTTGGGACCTTGAGCTGTACCCTGACTGGCTGGACCCCTCAAAGCGCAGCTTCTTTCTTGCGCTTGAGAACGTCAGCAAGATGCCCAAGCAGCACGTCGACGAGACGGAAGAGGCGGTCTTCCTCGTGTCGCTTCGGGTTGAGTTGCCGACCGCGCTCCATCACCCGCTGAAGCTTGAGCGCGTCGAGCCATCCTATCGCTATAACAAGTACCTCACCTATCCGGCAATGGGCCACAACTGTGGTGTCGTGCAGGTACAGTCTGACCCCGCGGTTTGCGTGCTTGAGACGACGTGGACACCTCGTTACACGCAACCGCGCATTGTCCCGACGAGCGCTAACGGGGTCCAGCGGCGAGTGCGCTCACTCGCGCAGCCCGATGGACTGGATGGCTTGTCGCCACTCTTGCCTTCAATGCGGGAGTGGCTGAAGAACCTACCCACGCAGGTCAACCCGGCCGAAGGTCTCGACTCCTCCGACGTGGCGGGCATCGCTCGCGAAGAAGAGGCATTCCGTCAGGACTTGTGCAAATGGGAGACTGAGATGAAGGCGGTCGAGGCAGGCCTGAACTGTCTGCGCGAGTCACGCGACGCCTGGCGCAGCCGGGGCCTCCAGACGGACATGAAAGCCGTCGTCTACGAAGCGTGGCTGGCCACGAACGAGACGATGGCCGACTTCATGCAGGCGCGCTTCGGGAGCGACGACAGCGAATGGCGCTTGTTCCAGCTGGCTTTCATCATCGCCAACATTCCGGCACTCGCCTCGCGCATTCCGGGGTTGTCGCACTGCTACGACGAGCGCCGCGACGATTCGGTGACGCTGCTGTACTTCGCCACCGGTGGTGGCAAGTCCGAGGCGTTCTTCGGACTGCTGGTCTTCAACCTCATGCTAGACCGTCTGCGCGGCAAGCACCGTGGGGTGACGGCCCTGATTCGCTACCCGTTGCGCTTGCTGACGATTCAGCAGGCGCAACGGGGCGCGCGCGTGCTGGCGCATGGCGAGCGTGTGCGTCGCCGTCATGGCTACGGCGGAGACTCGCTGTCTATCGGCTTCTGGGTGGGAAACGGTGGCTCGCCTAACCGCCACAGCGCCAAGGGTGTCAAGAGCATTCCGACCGTGTCTGAGGCGCCTCCCGTCCTCGCTGACGAGCAGTCCCTTCGGGAGAACGACAGCAAATACACGTTGGCCATGCGCGCGTGGCGAAAGCTGCCTAAGTGCCCGTTTTGCGGCAGCGAAACCGCACTGCGGTTGTTCGTCGACTCGAAAAACCAGACGCTGGGCCATGTCTGCACCAACGTCCAGTGTGACTCCAACGAGGGTCAGTGGAAGCCGCTCCCCTTCTACATCGTCGATGAGGACATCTACGACCTAGCGCCGTCGGTCCTGCTCGGCACGGTCGATAAGCTGGCGCTCATCGGCCACTCGAATCACACCATCCGCCGCATCTATGGCATGTTCGGCGCCGCACCTTGGGTCAACCCGTCTAACGGGCGGTTGTACGTTCCCATCGACAACCGTGAACTCACGGCTGGTCCAGCAGCAAAAGGCATGGAGGGGGTGTACCCTGCCTATCAGACTGGCAAGCGCGTCTTCCACGACCCGTTCCCGAGCCTCATAATCCAAGACGAGGCGCACCTGCTCGACGAGTCCCTCGGCACGTTCGCCGGCCTGTTCGAGTCCACGCTGGATGCCGTGTTCGAGTGTCTCGCGAAGCCGCTCGCGAGCCTGATAGCGGTCGACGGCCAGGGCCGCCGGCGACGAGCCAAGGTCATCGCGGCGTCAGCCACCGTGGCAGACCCCGAGAGACAACTTGAGCACCTGTATCAGCGCTCGATTCCGGCTACCCAGTTCCCGGAACCCGGACCGACTCTCTATGAGTCTTTCTACGCCAAGCCCGCGCAAGCTAAGGAAGTGCTGCGCGAGGCTCACCCGGACGTGGAAGTGGCTAGCCAGCAGGCACGGGTGTATACCGCTTTTATGACCAACGGCAAGCCGCACACATCCACCAGCGTGGCGGTACTGTCGGGGTTTCACTTGACCGTCACGAGGCTCTTCGACAACCTCACCAGCGGTGTGCCCGCGCACTTCCAGGCGGCGCAGCAAATGTTGGTCGACCATGTATGTGCGGGGCCGCTTGAGCAGCTGCATAAGCAGGTACTGGCCGCAGCGGACGCGTCGCAGCTGGCCACGCTTATCGACCTGCACCGCATTGCGCTCACCTACGTCACGAACAAGAAGGGCGGCGACCAAATCATGGCCGCCGAAGCTGAGGAGACTCGAAAGCGCCACCTCAACGAGCGCATCGCGCTGGAAGGCCTTGATACTCGCCTCATCACCGGCTCGGTCGAACAAGGCGAAATCCAGGCCGTCGTCGATACCGCACAGCGCCGCGTCGCCCCTGGCCAGCCGCTGCCGCCGATTCGAGAGCAACTTCGCTCCGTCATCGCCACCTCAGCTATCTCGCACGGCGTGGACGTCGACGAGTTCAACTCGATGTTCTTTGCCGGTATGCCCTCCGACATCGCGGAGTACATCCAGGCCTCGTCACGTGTAGGGCGTACGCACATCGGCTTCGTGGTCCTGGTGCCCACGCCACAGCGCCGCCGCGACCGTCACATCGTGCACGTCTTCGACATATTTCATCGCTTCCTGGAGCGCATGGTGCAGCCAGCGGCTATCGACCGCTGGGCAGAGCGTGCCGTGGAGCGGGTCTTCCCGAGCCTGCTGCAGGCCTACCTGCTCGGGGTCGTTCCAAGCCGCGAATTGATTGGCCTACCGGAGGACGAGAAGGGTAGGACGCCGGACTTTAGCTTCATCCCCAACGTGCGTAAGGAGTTGAACTCCCGCGGCGACGCCTTCATCGAGGAAATCGACAGGTTCGTTGAGTTGGCCATCGGACTGCGTGACGCCTTCGCGCCAGAGGGCAAGGAGCATTACCGTGCCCGCATCGACCAAAAGACCCGCGACCTCGTTGTCAATGCGTGGAGCAGCCCGGTTTGGGGCAGCGGTAATATGGAAGGCTACTTTAAGGCTCAGACAGACCTGATGCTCAAACCGATGACATCGCTGCGCGATGTCGACCAGGGAGGTGCCATTCAGGCGTCTACCCGTGACGCGGAAGGCAAGACCCAGACGCCCGGCGAGGTTCTGCTGGTGATGGACCTTGTCCGTCACGGCGTGGCTAGCAACGACGGTGCGGATAACGCACAGACGGGGGACTGA
- a CDS encoding PoNe immunity protein domain-containing protein: MSEDFDSKRRQRFLGESYFKWRMELLDDNIAYWSENVAPNGSDENERKALAQRYLVSDVYRRFLLMYTGGADIGLMRSELEPVLEAYERYTKAQRMNRQDASEPPLVFEEIGEYETVMQLIGFCYLLHRRDLLPRIVEMFDPSYRGKDTLYEDLLAYDLEGRINVDSWYHDVPYRPLVFSLYRETKLESVVDLTEYLDAWYRGMAAAPWHDGHLEAKKNGKGTYVGYWAVEAAAVAFLLQLDDSAFRDHLLYPKDLADYARNFDASKETAPALQGGAATTVRTGQACPETGIWKAQGHNVPGVMVQQGERMPEVFAPDKSGAYRPQSALWEFDRKA; encoded by the coding sequence ATGAGCGAAGACTTCGATTCGAAACGGCGGCAACGTTTTCTTGGCGAGAGCTACTTCAAGTGGCGTATGGAGCTCTTGGATGACAACATCGCATACTGGTCCGAAAATGTTGCCCCAAACGGTAGCGATGAGAACGAGCGGAAAGCGCTGGCGCAACGCTACCTCGTTTCCGATGTCTATCGACGCTTCCTGCTTATGTACACGGGTGGCGCGGACATCGGGCTGATGCGTAGTGAGCTCGAACCAGTGCTCGAAGCATATGAACGGTACACGAAAGCTCAACGCATGAACCGGCAAGACGCCAGCGAGCCACCACTGGTTTTCGAGGAAATTGGCGAGTATGAGACAGTAATGCAGCTAATTGGCTTTTGCTATCTGCTGCATCGACGTGACTTGCTTCCGCGGATTGTAGAGATGTTCGACCCCTCCTATCGTGGGAAGGACACCTTGTATGAGGATCTGCTGGCGTACGACCTCGAAGGTCGAATCAACGTAGATAGCTGGTATCACGACGTGCCATACCGGCCCCTCGTTTTCAGTCTATATCGCGAAACGAAATTGGAGTCAGTCGTCGACTTGACGGAATACCTCGATGCTTGGTATCGGGGCATGGCCGCAGCTCCGTGGCACGACGGCCATCTTGAAGCCAAGAAGAATGGCAAGGGTACCTACGTCGGCTACTGGGCCGTTGAAGCAGCAGCTGTCGCATTTCTGCTGCAGTTAGACGACAGCGCCTTCCGCGACCACCTATTGTATCCGAAGGACCTCGCTGACTACGCCCGCAACTTCGACGCATCAAAGGAAACCGCGCCAGCGCTTCAAGGTGGCGCCGCAACGACTGTGCGTACAGGCCAGGCCTGCCCGGAGACTGGTATTTGGAAAGCGCAGGGACACAACGTGCCCGGCGTGATGGTGCAACAAGGCGAGCGCATGCCCGAGGTCTTCGCACCGGACAAGAGCGGGGCATATCGTCCGCAGTCTGCGCTTTGGGAGTTCGACCGCAAGGCCTGA
- a CDS encoding HsdM family class I SAM-dependent methyltransferase gives MTTTSKSHFLRLVRTLRAATQGAQIGPDVVIGSTLARWCKESFPGLPRSGLPVNAQLQHDPAVGAFVDFVKDQELVEATYWLSSAYAQLAGDERRKQLAMFFTPPSLTKRLLDDLLASGVDYAVRKFCDPACGGAAFLAPIAIRMRDTLRERGASAAQIIDHVQHHILGFDKEVALCEMSKHFLLMVLHEEVVATGGRPKFQVYHGDSLLQAQYLLGTLDVVVCNPPFRKMPSTEVVHYLGDFADIIEAQPNLYALFVALCVKLLAPGGTCALVTPTSFLSGQYFSKLRTFLLTQANVLSIGMVSDRLGVFIDVEQETALTLARRAQVGHVSAAKPDVSVVARDGHYVSVGRCVLPNSGTAWPIPRTESDVILLKSAAKSRATLTDYGYTPRIGAFVWNRDTRTTYPSAKSAAHARGGTAVPLLWSSDISPDGQLRFSGAAKANREHCFVNLGAKDHRSVVRRPSVLLQRVTSNDQPRRLVAAAVPRPLIETYGGFVGENHTVILEQVSVEPALTPEQLAQLLATPTVDRYFRCISGATNVSIFELSQLRLPDPGRLRSLLARGYDMPSAARKALQEN, from the coding sequence ATGACAACAACCTCCAAGTCGCACTTCCTGCGTCTTGTCCGTACCCTTCGTGCTGCCACACAAGGCGCGCAAATCGGGCCAGACGTGGTCATTGGCAGCACATTAGCACGATGGTGCAAGGAGTCGTTCCCAGGGCTGCCGCGCTCAGGCCTGCCGGTGAACGCGCAACTGCAGCATGACCCGGCCGTGGGCGCATTCGTGGATTTCGTTAAAGACCAAGAATTGGTCGAGGCGACCTACTGGCTCTCATCAGCCTATGCCCAGCTCGCTGGCGATGAGCGCCGCAAGCAACTGGCGATGTTTTTCACGCCGCCATCGCTAACCAAGCGTTTGCTGGACGACTTGTTGGCAAGCGGTGTGGACTATGCCGTTCGAAAGTTTTGCGACCCTGCCTGTGGGGGGGCAGCGTTCCTGGCGCCGATTGCGATTCGCATGCGCGATACGCTGCGCGAGCGAGGAGCCTCTGCCGCACAAATCATCGACCATGTGCAGCATCACATCCTCGGGTTCGACAAGGAGGTAGCGCTTTGTGAGATGTCGAAGCACTTCCTGCTGATGGTGCTACATGAAGAGGTTGTCGCGACCGGCGGGCGACCGAAGTTCCAGGTTTACCATGGAGACTCGCTTCTGCAGGCTCAGTACCTGCTTGGAACCCTGGACGTCGTGGTCTGCAACCCGCCGTTCCGGAAGATGCCGTCGACCGAAGTTGTGCATTACCTTGGGGACTTTGCCGACATCATCGAAGCGCAGCCGAACCTGTATGCGCTTTTCGTTGCCTTGTGCGTCAAACTGTTGGCACCGGGCGGCACCTGCGCACTAGTTACGCCCACGAGCTTCCTGTCCGGCCAGTACTTCTCGAAGCTGCGCACGTTCCTGCTGACCCAAGCGAACGTGCTTAGCATCGGCATGGTCAGTGACCGACTCGGTGTATTCATCGACGTCGAGCAGGAAACTGCACTGACTTTGGCGCGCCGCGCACAGGTAGGGCATGTGTCCGCCGCAAAGCCAGACGTGTCGGTTGTTGCACGCGACGGTCACTACGTCAGCGTCGGTCGCTGTGTCCTTCCTAACTCGGGCACTGCTTGGCCAATTCCACGTACAGAAAGCGACGTCATCTTGCTCAAGAGCGCCGCTAAATCGCGCGCAACTCTAACTGACTACGGTTATACCCCGCGTATTGGCGCCTTCGTGTGGAACCGAGACACGCGCACAACCTATCCGTCTGCGAAAAGTGCAGCGCATGCACGCGGAGGAACCGCTGTCCCACTGCTGTGGTCGAGCGATATTTCGCCAGATGGCCAGCTACGTTTCTCTGGAGCAGCGAAAGCAAACCGGGAACATTGCTTCGTAAACCTTGGGGCGAAGGACCACCGCTCGGTCGTCCGTAGGCCCAGTGTCTTGCTGCAACGCGTCACGTCTAATGACCAACCGCGACGTCTGGTTGCCGCAGCAGTACCGCGACCACTAATCGAAACCTACGGCGGTTTCGTCGGCGAGAACCACACTGTCATCCTCGAGCAGGTGAGCGTTGAGCCCGCGCTCACGCCAGAGCAGCTTGCACAATTGCTCGCCACACCCACGGTGGACCGCTACTTCCGCTGCATCTCCGGGGCGACAAACGTATCCATCTTCGAGCTCAGCCAGCTTCGATTGCCCGACCCAGGACGGCTCAGAAGTCTCCTCGCGCGGGGATATGACATGCCGAGTGCGGCGCGCAAAGCGCTTCAAGAGAATTAG
- a CDS encoding porin has product MKLRFGAVAVLAVAQGAWAQSSVTMFGLIDSGISYVSNEGGGKNVKFDDGIYAPNLFGFRGTEDLGGGYHATFALVNQFSMANGSIIGTGIFGRNAYVGIDSDRFGSITLGNQYDFMVDALFNKGNAIGRDISGLYGFRNGPFQRLALPDNPTGAFDWDRTAGSKPIANSVKYTSPTVSGFSGGVMYAFGGVAGSVGADNAVSAGVNYEMGAFGVGAAYTNEKYGPAPGVPSTSVRNWGVGMHYDFGVVKATALMTTVRNSFNDAAVWMAEAGGLWRIRPDVVFGAKYMYMKGNEAVNDNHAHQVSVALQYLLSKRTMVYVSADYQRANSGANAQVNGVLDPNGASSSASQAVARVGLHTVF; this is encoded by the coding sequence ATGAAACTCAGGTTTGGAGCAGTGGCGGTTCTTGCCGTTGCGCAAGGTGCATGGGCGCAGAGCAGTGTGACGATGTTCGGTCTGATCGACTCCGGCATCTCGTATGTCAGCAACGAGGGCGGCGGAAAGAACGTCAAGTTCGACGACGGTATCTACGCGCCCAACCTCTTCGGCTTTCGCGGCACGGAAGATCTCGGCGGCGGGTACCACGCGACATTCGCGCTCGTGAACCAGTTTTCGATGGCGAACGGCAGCATCATCGGAACCGGGATTTTCGGCCGCAACGCCTACGTGGGCATCGACAGCGACCGGTTCGGCAGCATCACGCTGGGCAATCAATACGACTTCATGGTCGATGCGCTCTTCAACAAGGGGAATGCGATCGGAAGGGACATCTCGGGGCTGTACGGTTTCCGGAACGGCCCGTTCCAGCGGCTCGCGCTCCCCGACAACCCGACCGGTGCGTTCGACTGGGACCGCACCGCAGGCAGCAAGCCGATCGCGAATTCGGTCAAGTACACGTCGCCGACGGTCTCAGGTTTTTCCGGCGGCGTGATGTATGCGTTCGGCGGCGTGGCCGGCTCGGTCGGCGCGGACAATGCCGTCAGTGCCGGGGTGAACTATGAAATGGGGGCTTTCGGCGTGGGCGCGGCCTACACGAACGAGAAGTACGGCCCGGCGCCGGGCGTGCCGTCGACCAGCGTGCGTAACTGGGGCGTCGGCATGCACTACGACTTCGGTGTCGTGAAGGCGACTGCATTGATGACCACGGTGCGGAATTCGTTCAACGATGCCGCCGTGTGGATGGCCGAAGCCGGCGGCCTGTGGCGGATCAGGCCGGATGTCGTCTTCGGCGCGAAGTACATGTACATGAAGGGGAATGAAGCGGTGAACGACAACCACGCGCATCAGGTCAGCGTGGCGCTTCAGTACCTGTTGTCGAAGCGGACGATGGTGTACGTGTCGGCCGATTATCAGCGGGCAAACAGCGGCGCGAACGCGCAGGTGAACGGCGTGCTGGATCCGAATGGCGCATCGAGTTCAGCGAGTCAGGCCGTGGCGCGGGTCGGGTTGCATACTGTGTTTTGA
- a CDS encoding type VI secretion system Vgr family protein produces MGAQDLIALMNSGLLQSDRIVKLDTPAGPNVLIPHIVVGTARLGRNYEYTLDVVSLLDSLELKSLIAQPVTLWLQQTDKTYRPQHGYVHTARRLGADGRLISLQLTFSSWLHFLRFRKDARIFQDQTVEAILETVFRGHPQAIGAYRIDVQKPSPVRSFCVQYEDDWNFVHRLMESEGWFYYFEHADDGKSHTLVVTDDLYSLKPLEQEHVRFYRAGITRQPDALVHWSGTRTLQSTLHSTSTFDYKNPEARKEKSFPTVANQGDLPQQAEVYEYTGPYTYLGDGRGDQLTKLKLEEWESRAKRFYGVGSAPSIDVGHWFSLLDHPEHDRDSAEDRKFVVVETTWYIRNNLPVGESRPYPHSLDARFAEVRDAHEESASAFTVTDAMGSEGFFLVKVEAQRQKAPFRSPFEHQKPVMHLQTATVVGPGNEEVYTDSLNRILVRMHWDRREGLGATCWVRAAFSDTGSGYGSVHVPRVGEEVTIDWVGGDCDRPLATGRVYNGANQPRWHTNGLLSGYRSREYGGGGYNHLVMDDATGQNRLQLFSSQGSSMLHLGYLIAQDGNVRGSYLGNGFDLRTDAYGAIRANRGLFLTTHPGSGAATQQLEVRQAQQQLTGAHNLVESLSDVSTQHQAESLKAGQDALKDFTDVTTDNVQGQGQANGGRTAGGGTGSANAFKKPILLAASPAGIALSTQQSVHLGADEQVTLVSGQSTHIAAGKSLLASVAERISLFVQNAGMKLFAAKGKVEIQAQSDNIEVTAQKTVKVLSATEKVEVAASQGVLLTAGGAYIRIQGGNIEIHAPGKIDIKGAQHAFAGPTSAPYDLPALPKGDLHNKLELNLTDDNLKAVPQAPYKVVFENGTTLAGKLDGNGHAVLRDVPDGTAKVFFGEDARPFNPQPVPAPKELAQTDVLKELHAAGHEGITDENLYSLFNKFSGRPDVK; encoded by the coding sequence ATGGGAGCACAGGACCTTATCGCGTTAATGAATTCGGGGTTACTCCAGTCGGACCGGATTGTGAAACTGGATACCCCTGCCGGGCCGAATGTGCTGATACCGCATATCGTGGTGGGTACTGCTCGCTTGGGGCGCAATTACGAGTACACGCTCGACGTGGTTTCGCTGCTGGATTCGCTCGAGCTGAAATCACTCATTGCGCAACCAGTTACACTCTGGCTTCAGCAGACTGACAAGACCTACCGGCCGCAACACGGCTACGTACATACTGCGCGACGCCTGGGCGCTGACGGACGACTGATAAGTCTGCAACTGACTTTCTCGTCCTGGCTTCATTTCCTGAGGTTCCGTAAGGACGCTCGCATATTTCAGGACCAGACGGTCGAGGCCATTCTCGAAACAGTCTTTCGAGGGCATCCGCAGGCAATCGGTGCTTACCGAATCGACGTGCAGAAACCCTCGCCAGTTCGCTCGTTCTGCGTTCAGTACGAGGACGATTGGAACTTCGTGCATCGGCTGATGGAGTCGGAAGGCTGGTTCTACTATTTCGAGCACGCCGACGATGGTAAGTCGCATACCCTCGTCGTCACGGACGACCTGTATTCGCTCAAGCCTCTTGAGCAGGAGCATGTCCGATTCTATCGTGCCGGCATCACGCGTCAGCCCGACGCGCTCGTGCACTGGTCGGGCACTCGGACCTTGCAGAGCACGCTGCATTCGACGAGTACGTTCGACTATAAGAATCCCGAAGCGCGCAAGGAAAAGTCATTCCCTACCGTCGCGAACCAGGGCGACCTGCCGCAGCAGGCCGAGGTCTACGAGTACACCGGACCGTACACGTACCTGGGGGATGGCCGCGGCGACCAGCTGACCAAGCTCAAGCTGGAGGAATGGGAGTCGCGCGCGAAGCGATTCTACGGCGTAGGCAGTGCACCGAGCATTGACGTGGGACACTGGTTCAGCTTGTTGGACCATCCAGAGCACGACCGGGATAGTGCAGAGGACCGCAAGTTCGTCGTGGTCGAAACAACTTGGTACATCCGCAACAATCTGCCGGTGGGCGAAAGTCGCCCCTATCCGCATAGCCTGGACGCGCGTTTTGCCGAGGTTCGCGATGCTCACGAGGAGTCAGCGTCGGCATTCACGGTCACGGACGCCATGGGCAGCGAAGGCTTCTTCCTCGTCAAGGTCGAAGCCCAGCGTCAGAAGGCGCCGTTTCGCAGCCCGTTCGAGCACCAGAAGCCTGTCATGCATCTGCAGACGGCGACCGTCGTTGGTCCTGGGAATGAGGAGGTCTACACCGATTCACTGAATCGCATCCTGGTGCGCATGCACTGGGACCGACGCGAGGGTCTTGGAGCAACGTGCTGGGTCCGCGCTGCATTTTCCGACACCGGGAGCGGCTATGGCAGCGTGCATGTGCCGCGCGTGGGTGAAGAGGTGACCATCGACTGGGTCGGTGGTGACTGCGACCGGCCGCTTGCGACGGGGCGCGTCTACAACGGCGCCAACCAGCCGCGCTGGCACACGAACGGCCTGTTGTCCGGCTACCGCTCCAGGGAGTATGGCGGTGGCGGCTACAACCATCTGGTAATGGACGATGCGACGGGCCAGAACCGCCTGCAATTGTTCTCGTCGCAAGGCAGCTCGATGCTTCATCTGGGATACCTGATAGCCCAGGACGGCAATGTCCGCGGCAGCTATCTCGGCAACGGCTTTGACCTACGCACCGACGCGTATGGCGCGATTCGCGCCAACCGCGGGCTATTCCTTACGACGCATCCAGGCTCGGGTGCGGCGACCCAGCAGCTCGAGGTCCGGCAGGCTCAGCAGCAACTCACCGGCGCGCACAACCTTGTCGAGTCGCTTTCCGACGTCAGTACCCAGCACCAGGCCGAAAGCCTGAAGGCAGGCCAAGATGCGCTCAAGGACTTTACGGACGTCACGACCGACAACGTCCAGGGGCAAGGACAGGCAAACGGCGGGCGCACGGCGGGTGGCGGCACCGGCTCGGCCAATGCGTTCAAGAAACCCATCCTCCTGGCAGCCAGCCCGGCGGGTATCGCGCTGTCGACGCAGCAGTCGGTGCACCTTGGGGCAGACGAACAGGTCACCCTAGTCAGCGGCCAGAGCACGCACATCGCAGCCGGCAAGTCGTTGCTCGCGAGTGTGGCCGAGCGCATCAGCCTGTTCGTGCAGAACGCGGGGATGAAGCTCTTTGCGGCAAAGGGCAAGGTGGAAATCCAGGCGCAGTCGGACAACATCGAAGTGACGGCACAGAAGACGGTGAAGGTGCTGTCGGCGACCGAGAAGGTGGAGGTGGCGGCCAGTCAGGGTGTTCTTTTGACGGCCGGCGGCGCGTACATCCGCATTCAGGGCGGCAATATCGAGATTCACGCTCCGGGCAAGATAGACATCAAGGGCGCGCAGCATGCGTTCGCCGGTCCGACGAGTGCCCCCTACGACCTGCCCGCGCTGCCGAAGGGCGACCTGCACAACAAGCTCGAGCTGAACCTTACGGACGACAACCTGAAGGCTGTGCCTCAGGCTCCCTACAAAGTCGTGTTCGAGAACGGAACAACCTTGGCTGGCAAGCTCGACGGAAACGGTCACGCGGTCCTGCGCGATGTGCCTGACGGCACTGCGAAGGTCTTTTTCGGCGAAGACGCGCGGCCGTTCAATCCGCAACCCGTGCCCGCGCCGAAGGAGCTCGCTCAGACTGATGTTCTCAAAGAACTGCATGCGGCCGGACATGAGGGCATTACGGACGAAAACCTCTACAGCCTGTTCAACAAATTTTCTGGCCGGCCGGACGTCAAATGA